One genomic window of Metopolophium dirhodum isolate CAU chromosome 4, ASM1992520v1, whole genome shotgun sequence includes the following:
- the LOC132943760 gene encoding protein Wnt-5b-like has product MNINFAVFICVLLIVNGVTRAYAGHASSIKSHFKESSSYAQQVPWTPPEPSVGGVGVGGVDVSVGEAGTMGGGGGGGGSMGMMGDPLLLSPSSSPSPPALPTDPPPKCNNVSGLSAGQAKLCLLYEEHLASIRYGVQAGLAECRSQFLHRRWNCSMTAENVGSPFLGPDLQTSSREAAFVQAIKAAGVAHAMARACRDGRLNTCSCSRSGRPKDLRRDWVWGGCGDNMEYGYKFTKVFLDVKEKEKRWRKGSPEQGRNLMNLHNNEAGRRAVLKKSRVTCKCHGVSGSCSLITCWQQLPSIRELGEHLKEKYEGAIEVRATRRGRLQIRDPRFSLPTASDLVYIDDSPNYCIRNITAGSIGTHGRECNRTSHGMDGCSLLCCGRGYNTQRLVTREKCECKFHWCCYVQCKTCTRNAEVHTCK; this is encoded by the exons GCACTTCAAAGAATCGTCGTCGTACGCACAACAGGTGCCGTGGACGCCGCCGGAACCGTCTGTAGGCGGTGTAGGGGTTGGGGGCGTCGATGTCTCCGTAGGTGAAGCGGGGACAAtgggcggcggtggcggcggcggcggctcaATGGGCATGATGGGAGACCCATTGCTCTTGTCGCCTTCGTCGTCACCTTCGCCTCCGGCGTTGCCCACGGACCCGCCACCAAAGTGCAACAACGTGTCCGGCCTTTCCGCCGGCCAAGCCAAGCTGTGCCTGCTTTACGAGGAACATTTGGCCTCCATCCGGTACGGCGTCCAAGCGGGACTTGCCGAATGCCGGTCGCAGTTCCTGCACCGTCGGTGGAACTGTTCCATGACCGCCGAAAACGTCGGATCTCCGTTCCTTGGACCCGATTTGCAAACAA GCAGCCGGGAGGCAGCATTCGTGCAGGCGATCAAAGCAGCCGGCGTTGCGCACGCCATGGCCCGTGCCTGCAGAGACGGTCGTTTAAACACGTGCAGTTGCTCGAGATCGGGAAGACCAAAGGATTTGAGAAGGGATTGGGTTTGGGGCGGTTGTGGAGATAACATGGAATATGGATACAA GTTCACTAAAGTGTTTTTGGACGTTAAAGAAAAAGAGAAACGGTGGAGAAAAGGATCTCCGGAACAAGGTCGAAACTTGATGAACCTGCACAACAACGAGGCTGGCAGAAGG GCAGTGCTGAAGAAGTCCAGAGTCACTTGCAAATGCCACGGCGTTTCCGGTTCATGCAGTTTGATTACGTGTTGGCAGCAATTACCGTCTATTCGCGAGTTGG GCGAACATCTGAAAGAAAAGTACGAAGGCGCCATCGAGGTGAGGGCTACAAGACGAGGACGGTTACAGATCAGGGATCCTAGATTCAGTCTGCCAACGGCAAGCGATCTCGTCTACATCGACGACTCGCCCAACTATTGCATTAGGAACATCACCGCTGGTTCTATAG GTACTCATGGCCGAGAATGCAACCGTACATCACATGGAATGGATGGTTGCAGTTTACTATGTTGTGGTAGGGGCTACAATACACAACGATTGGTCACACGCGAAAAATGCGAATGCAAATTTCATTGGTGTTGTTATGTGCAGTGTAAGACATGTACCCGTAATGCTGAAGTGCATACGTGTAAATAG